Proteins co-encoded in one Nostoc sp. MS1 genomic window:
- a CDS encoding tetratricopeptide repeat protein, whose protein sequence is MKITPLMIALSLLTGVSTVSLYTKVAIAQINIQQVATKTCAVMSGQQKPDRQSYQYLLLLNDDEAFGSGNPVAFALTQAVLKQCPQAYLDFQHRQRASNPFVPGSLVNPNSTQLYHPDSGLSNSSSSSSDMTKYDQAVQLHPHDIKVYIERGNARYERKDYQGAVADYTQIIRLEPKNPRGYANRGLARQNLGDQQGAVADWQVALKLFKAQGDHSSYQTVQKWLREARR, encoded by the coding sequence ATGAAAATTACACCTTTAATGATAGCCCTTAGCTTACTTACTGGGGTGAGTACTGTTAGTCTTTATACAAAAGTTGCAATTGCTCAAATCAACATTCAACAGGTAGCAACAAAGACTTGTGCAGTTATGTCTGGTCAACAAAAGCCAGATCGACAATCATATCAATATCTGTTACTGCTTAATGATGATGAAGCGTTTGGCTCAGGTAATCCAGTCGCCTTCGCACTGACTCAAGCAGTCTTAAAACAATGTCCTCAAGCCTATCTTGACTTTCAGCATCGCCAACGAGCAAGTAATCCATTTGTCCCTGGTTCCCTTGTCAACCCAAATTCAACTCAACTTTATCATCCTGATTCTGGTTTATCAAATTCGTCATCTTCATCTTCAGATATGACGAAATACGATCAAGCCGTCCAGTTACATCCTCATGACATTAAGGTTTACATTGAGCGGGGAAACGCCCGTTATGAGCGCAAAGACTACCAAGGTGCTGTTGCTGACTACACACAAATAATTCGCCTAGAACCCAAAAATCCCAGAGGATATGCCAACCGAGGATTAGCTCGGCAAAACTTAGGTGATCAACAAGGTGCAGTTGCCGATTGGCAAGTCGCACTAAAACTATTTAAAGCTCAAGGTGATCACAGTTCTTACCAAACAGTTCAAAAATGGCTTAGGGAAGCAAGGCGTTAA
- a CDS encoding GH25 family lysozyme, whose translation MFGIDVAYQDGRVDWTSVKNSGKTFAFVKATEGATVKDPAFAHHWQTMKATGIIRGAYHFFHPHTSDPVVQAQEFLTTIGKLEPGDLPPVLDIEVTDHTSNATAVVDAAKRWLAKIEETLLQQTGKAIKPIIYTYPNFWNKLGNPSDFGSYPLWIAHYDQPQPNVPSTWHGEYFIHQYKGDVSGVTGVSGKADLNRFNQLEKGDVGLRVKQLQQQLTDIGLYTDEIDGKFSTVVEEAVISFQSSKGLQADGIVGIKTWLSLLWI comes from the coding sequence ATGTTTGGTATTGATGTAGCATATCAAGATGGTAGAGTAGATTGGACATCTGTAAAAAACTCTGGTAAAACCTTTGCTTTTGTGAAGGCAACAGAAGGAGCAACCGTTAAAGATCCCGCTTTTGCTCATCACTGGCAAACTATGAAAGCTACTGGTATTATTCGTGGAGCCTACCATTTCTTCCACCCGCACACATCAGATCCAGTGGTACAGGCTCAAGAATTTCTAACAACTATTGGCAAATTGGAACCAGGTGATTTACCACCAGTGTTAGATATAGAAGTGACTGATCATACAAGTAATGCAACGGCTGTAGTAGATGCAGCGAAACGATGGTTAGCAAAGATAGAGGAAACACTTTTACAACAGACTGGAAAAGCTATTAAACCGATTATCTACACTTATCCTAACTTCTGGAATAAGTTGGGTAATCCATCAGATTTTGGTAGCTACCCGCTTTGGATTGCACACTATGATCAACCCCAGCCAAACGTTCCAAGTACTTGGCATGGAGAATATTTTATTCATCAATATAAAGGTGATGTATCTGGTGTAACTGGAGTCAGTGGTAAAGCCGATCTCAATCGTTTTAATCAGCTAGAAAAGGGAGATGTTGGTTTACGAGTCAAACAACTACAACAGCAATTAACAGATATTGGCTTGTATACAGATGAAATTGATGGAAAATTTTCTACAGTAGTTGAGGAGGCTGTAATTAGTTTTCAATCATCTAAGGGATTGCAAGCGGATGGAATTGTAGGTATCAAAACTTGGTTATCTTTATTGTGGATCTAG
- a CDS encoding AAA-like domain-containing protein, whose product MNLDSLIEIVNRKLVESQNRPLSSTEILILRGIWEYQTYNEIAEYGGYSAGYLTNVVAPELCQRLSNLIGQRVTKKNCRMLLEAYIASETVLDLKIQKLQFKALSSEIGQESSPRYPNGAVPPDSSIYIERPLIEEQVYAELRKPGALVRIKAPKEMGKTSLMLRTLEYGESLGYCTVSLNLEQTDQAILSDLNRFLRWLCANITSQLQLEQKLDDYWDEDIGSKVSCSLYIRNYLLEKINAPLVLALDEVNQIFEYPQVAKDFLPLLRSWYEEAKRLPIWQKLRLIIVHSTEIYVPLQLQQSPFNVGLPIQLTSFNLEQVQQLAQQYGIDWTDGDEARQLMDMIEGHPALVNIALYHLNRGEVNLPQLLETAPTSTGVYIHHLQRHWVTLQQQPELAIALATVLNSTQPIPLEPIIAYKLSSMGLIKLDKNQAIPSCRLYQKYFQPKLLIQ is encoded by the coding sequence ATGAATCTTGATTCTTTAATTGAGATAGTTAACCGCAAGTTGGTGGAAAGCCAAAATCGTCCACTCAGTTCCACAGAAATACTCATACTTCGTGGCATTTGGGAATATCAAACTTATAACGAAATTGCTGAGTACGGTGGCTATAGTGCGGGATACTTAACTAACGTAGTAGCCCCAGAGTTATGTCAACGGCTTTCTAATTTAATTGGACAGAGGGTTACTAAAAAAAACTGCCGGATGCTACTGGAGGCTTATATTGCTTCTGAAACAGTATTAGACTTAAAGATTCAAAAATTACAGTTTAAAGCACTTTCCTCTGAAATTGGTCAAGAATCTTCCCCTCGCTACCCTAATGGTGCGGTTCCGCCTGATTCTTCCATTTACATTGAACGTCCTCTAATTGAAGAACAGGTTTATGCAGAACTTAGAAAGCCAGGAGCGTTGGTGCGAATCAAAGCTCCCAAAGAAATGGGGAAAACTTCACTAATGCTCAGGACGTTAGAATATGGAGAAAGTTTAGGTTACTGTACTGTCAGCTTAAATCTAGAGCAAACTGACCAAGCAATATTGAGTGATCTGAATCGTTTTCTACGCTGGCTATGCGCCAATATAACTAGTCAGCTTCAGTTAGAACAAAAACTAGATGATTACTGGGATGAAGATATTGGCAGCAAAGTTAGCTGTAGTTTGTATATTAGAAATTATTTATTAGAGAAAATTAATGCTCCTTTAGTTTTGGCATTGGATGAAGTAAACCAGATTTTTGAGTATCCCCAGGTAGCTAAAGATTTTTTACCCTTGCTACGTTCTTGGTATGAAGAAGCTAAAAGATTACCTATTTGGCAAAAGCTGCGCCTGATCATAGTTCACTCAACGGAAATTTATGTTCCTCTCCAACTTCAACAGTCTCCGTTTAATGTCGGCTTACCAATTCAATTAACCAGCTTTAATTTAGAACAGGTGCAGCAGTTAGCCCAGCAATATGGAATTGACTGGACAGATGGAGATGAAGCTAGACAACTTATGGATATGATTGAGGGACATCCTGCATTAGTTAATATAGCACTGTATCATCTCAATCGTGGGGAGGTAAACCTTCCACAATTGCTAGAAACTGCTCCTACCTCGACTGGCGTTTATATTCACCACTTACAACGTCATTGGGTTACTTTACAACAGCAACCAGAATTAGCGATCGCGCTTGCTACTGTTCTAAATTCCACTCAACCAATACCATTAGAACCTATCATTGCTTACAAGTTAAGCAGTATGGGGCTGATCAAGTTAGATAAGAACCAAGCCATACCTAGTTGTCGATTATATC